The nucleotide sequence AACAGGGCTCTGGGAACAAGTACGAGGTGGCCAGGGGCTCAGGATTGGAGCTGTGCCTCCCAGTTAGTGGCCTGGATGTGGCAGACCTCCTGTGGCCTGACTTGGTTGGCAGCTCAGTGTCTCGCTCCTGGAGCATTTGAGTTTTGTGCTGCGTGTGACCTCTCAGTGGTGTGTTCTGAATCAGAGTCTCTTTCTTGTTGGCTTGCAGAGGGAGTGACATCCAACACCAGTGACAGCGAAAGCAGTTCCAGTAAGTGTATGTCATTCTCCCCCATGTCATGTAGCTTCACTGTGTGTCCCAGCCATCCTCATTCCAGCATTACACAGCTGCCATTTCTGTTCAGAGGCTAGTGCTTCTTTTAGCCATGTACACTTTGAGATCCTGGAAATGCTGTGGCCATTTTTTGCTTATGGGATGGGGTTTAGGCCATGGATTACAGGAGAGTATAAGTCCTGCAGTTCTGGCCAGGCCCTGACTTAAAAGCatccctggggccctgggaaggGTGAGCTGCCAATGAGTATATTTCTGCCATGGGCATTATGTGCCATAGGTGCTTCCAGTTTGACAGATTTGCTCAGAGATCAAAAGAAAGATGGCTCCTGTGGATATTGTCCTGAATTGCCCTTCCAGGTCACTAGGACCTCCTGGTTTAAGGCTTGGTGTCCTTGCCTTTTAGCTGGATTAAATGATCAGGTAACTGCTGTGTTTTCCTTCAGAGATCCTATCGCTGGCTCAGAGAAGCCACACTTCAAACCCCCTGAGCTTTGGGAGCACTGGCCTCTCAGGAGTTGTGGCTGGAGGCCTTGTAAAACCTGCCCAGGAGTCTTAGGCTCAGAGGAGGTCTGCGAGCAGGCATCCTGGGGCTTGATGCAAATATTGCTGCCTTCCCTGGCACTTATGCCAGCCACTCTGGGACCTCCAGGCACCAAGCACCAAGTGGCTTGGCAACTGTTTTAGGAAAAGCTCATCATTGCCAGGATATATGGAACTCTACCCTGAGGAGAAAGCAGGGCTCAGCATTGCTCTTAAAGGGCACTAGGGATCTTAGCCCAGCCTTGTGCCACTTTTCTAGGTGCTTCTTCCAGTGAAGGGGGAATAGGTAGACCCTTAAAAGGGCGAAGTTGGGCTGCAGCTTTGGGGACCTGCATGAGTGCCCTGACTCCCCTGCCTGCAGACAAGGGGCCATGGCAGTGTGTCTCGACCAGTTAAAGCTTCCCTGTGATTCTTAAACAGAGCAAGAGGGCAACTAAGCACAGTTGACCGTTACCTACAAGAGCAAGTCCTGAGAAATTGAGATGGTTTTTGGTGGAGGCTTCACAGCTTCTGGGTCATGTCTCTTTGCTCGGCTATATTTTGCTGAACGAGAGGACTCCTGACTCCTGTCTCAGGGACGGCAAAGGACTTCCTGTGCTTTCTTGTCAGTGGGAAGCAGACGGGCCCACGGGGCAAGTGTTAGGAAGCACCACTGACAAGGCTGTTTTCTGGCAGAGGTGGGGGTGAGGTGAATGTTCTAGGGAGATGAGGACATAGGCAGGCAGATTATAAACTGCTAACATGTCTTCCTTTTTTGTTGCAGAAGGACAAGAGGATGCTATTTTGTCATATGAGCCAGTGACACGGCAAGAAAGTAAGCCCCTTTCTGAGTCTTGCCTTCAGGCTAGCCTCGTGGTCATGGGGCCTCCTTCTCTTCTGCTGCTTCCTAGTGTTTTAGAGAAGGGGAGGCCACCCAGTGTGCACGCCTCACTACACCTTTACTTGCTTCTGGGATGCCTTCCAAAGGATAGGACAGATTTACAAGGATGGCAAAGGTCGATTTCAGTGGGTGTGGCCGCTACTAAAAGAGAGGTCCTGGTCCCTCCCTTCGGTGGCTGCTCTGAAAAAACCTTGCTCAGCTGTTGGTGCCCTTGCAGAGATGTCTCCTGAATCTGTTGGAAGGAGAGACGCTTCTGACTTCAGTCTTGCCTTGGACTTAGATGTTCTCACATTAAAGGCTCTTTGATGTCTTTGTAGTTAGGAGCCCAAGAATGGCCGCAGACGCTCTGCCTTGTCTGAGTGGCAGCTCCAGAGCCTTGGTGTTCTAGGCAGACTTGGAGGTAGAACAGGCTGTTCAGTGGGGGGCCTCACTCACtatctctctgctctctctccagtTCACTATGCAAGGCCTGTGATCATCCTGGGCCCAATGAAGGACAGAGTCAACGATGACCTGATCTCAGAGTTCCCACATaagtttggatcctgtgtgccACGTAAGAGCCCAGGAAAGCTTTGGGAGTGAAGTGTTTCTGCCCTGGGAATTGTTGCTCTGATGTTTTATGGAAAGGATCTGGGGCCAGATTCTAGGATTCTGTGGGAACAGGGTACATCTCACACCCTGGAAGAGATTAGGCAGCAAGAGATTACCCCCAAGCTGATGGGGTTGGGAGGACTAAGACATCAGGCTGGCCTGCTTGCTCCCTTGGAGAGAAGTTTGAGTGGTGATGGTCGGGAATGACTGGATGAATAGCGGGGCCCAGCCCAAGTGGTGTTGGCATACCCACTGGACGGCATCCTCTGCCAGGTTTGCTGGCTCCTCTGCCACGTTTGGcagcctctgccaggccttgGCCCAGGAACCTCCACCTTTCTGGTCCAGTTTAAGCTAAAGCAAATAGCCTTCTGTGTGTGAGACCTGGCAGTTAGAAGAGAAGTAGGCAAGACAAACTTCTTCCCAGCTACTTTTTTCCCCACTCATCTGAAAAATATTGGAATGGCCCTGGGACCCAGGTGAGAGAGGAGCAAGTCAGCTCTTTTGGCCTGGGGCAGGTCATTGTCCTGGAGCCACAgagcatttcctttcttctttcagatACTACCCGGCCTCGACGTGATAATGAGGTGGATGGACAAGACTACCACTTTGTGGTGTCCCGAGAACAAATGGAGAAGGACATTCAGGACAACAAGTTCATCGAGGCTGGCCAGTTCAACGACAATCTCTATGGGACCAGCATCCAGTCAGTGCGAGCAGTGGCTGAGAGGGTAAGGAGAGAGGAGACGGCCCTGCTAGATGACCCTCACAGGGAACACAGAAATGCTCCTGCCGAAGTTCCGCTTGGATCCTCATCCTTCTAGCATGGGGCCTACAAATGGCACTGCTGACCAAGCTGTGCCCACTCTGCATGTTTCCAGCCCCTGGATGGAGGTGTCTGTCACCCCAGAGCATCACCCACCTGAATAGGGACCCCTCTGGAGACGTGGCTTCTTCTGGGTAGTAGGAGCAAAATGTGGAGCCTGGGTCCCTCAGGGGTAGAATCTTCTAGGCCTCTTGGGGTGGCCCTGGGTCCCCCCTAGGTGGATGTTTGGCTTGCCACTGGGTGTGCTTGGGGCTAGGTAGCAGGGACTGCGTGGGCTGATGCAAGTCTTTGCTTTTTCAGGGCAAGCACTGCATCTTAGATGTTTCTGGCAACGCTATCAAGAGGCTGCAGCAAGCACAACTGTACCCCATTGCCATTTTCATCAAGCCCAAGTCCATTGAAGCACTTATGTAAGTATTTTCTGGGACTCAGACACCCCCAGCTAGGAGATGGccctggaaaagaaataaaaaataaagtcatttgttGGGTAGGGGTGAGACTCAATGGAAGCTCAAAGGAAAGTCtgcagcccagctctgggcacCAAGGGCTCCTCCTGATTTGAGTGCCCATGTGTGTATTCCCAGTTGGGCTTTTACACCTGGAAGGTTTGAGAAAGACGTTGAGCCATGGGCCACTGGTGCTCTCAGAGGGCAGCTGAGAGGATTTTCAGGGAGCCTGGAATAATCCTTTGTTAATCAAAACATAGAAGCTAGCTTGGTACTATTTTTCTTATGTGTCTTTGGCAGGGAAATGAACCGACGGCAGACATACGAACAAGCAAATAAGATCTATGACAAAGCCATGAAACTGGAGCAGGAGTTTGGAGAGTATTTCACAGGTAAGACTCCCTGCTGCCCAGCCAAGGGTGATGGGGGCCCACCAGACACCTAGTCTGTCAGCGTCTCCGGGAGCCTTAGACACCCTGCACTGAGCTTCTGGATGCTCTTGAGCTCAAGCCTTTCCAAAGTGCTCAAGTTCCCTCCAGCCAGAGCAGTTTAGCCAGTTTATAGTATCAACCACTGTCACCAAACGCTGCCTTAGATCGTTATGTTCGTTTTGTCTTCATGTCCCTATTGGACTGTAGGCTCCCTCGATGACTTtgttcccccccccccaactccgcCCGCAGGCCAGTACTTGACCTTGCATGTTTTAGGTGCTGAATAAACGTTTGTTGATGATGATGGTTCCTTAGTGTGGTGTTCAGGTTGTCTGTCAgcatgtgtgcgcgtgtgtgtgcacgtgtgtgtgtgtcgttTATATGGTCACCTACTTTAGAATGTCAGTTCCTGAAAGGTTGGGACAGTTTCTATGTAATATGTTGCTTACCTTTCAAAGTCCAGTGACATATATGTGTAGATCGATGCTGAGTTAGGTGCTACTAGGTTAACGGGAAAGGATTCATAACTGTACCTCGCACCTTGGGTTTTGGAGCTCCCTTTACGATTAGCATCCCTGTCCTCGTTTGCTGGGCTGACCTCTGACATAGAACACATATGACGGCCCCAGGAGCACTGCCTCTTGCCAGAAATTATGACTTTCAGCTCTTTCTCTGGATAAGCAGGATTTTCCAAATCTTCCAGTAAGGCTGCTTTAGAGTTACCAGCTGCTGGCCTCATGGCGGCCAAGAGCGACATGAGCTGCAAGGTCTGGCATCTCAtgggtgcttaataaacattttttgaacaACACATTTTCCTATCCATTGCTGCTTAGTCTCACTATCTCAGCAAATCGACTTCAAGCCCTGGGCTTGAACTGGAGTGCCTGCCAGTTTCCCTTGCTGCCCTAGACTCACAGACAGCCGACTAGGGAAAGCTAACCCTCCCTGCGGGCATCTTGCGCCGGGATGAGCTGTAGGATTGTTGGGACAGGCCGGATTGCCGGGGTGTGGGGGGTGCTGTGGACCACAGTAAtaattctgttttcctcttcacTTTAGCCATTGTACAGGGTGACTCACTGGAAGAGATTtataacaaaatcaaacaaatcaTTGAGGACCAGTCTGGGCACTACATTTGGGTCCCATCCCCTGAAAAACTCTGAAGAATCCCCTCCAACCATTCTCTTGTGAACAGAAGAAATCAagtccctcttccctcctccctcttcatTCCTGTCCCCATGGGGAGAACAAATGACTACTGTTCTTGTCCCCTTTTTTAGCTATGTCAAAAAAAATTGAGTTTTCTAGtcctgttctgtttttttaaatttttgtttcgttttagtttatttttgggaTGATGCCATCTCACTCATCATGTGACTGTGCCCATTCCTGCATGGACCTTTCCCAAGCGCTAGCACAGGTGCAAATCCATCAGAGTCATTGTTTTCATAAAAACCAAGCAGACgcgaagagaagagaggaggactgATGGAAAGACAGACTCTGGACAGCTGCACGGCTTGTGAAGTGAGCTCAATGCACCACGTGATGAGATGCTCCTGGGCATTTCTACCTATCTGTACTGCAGTCATGCAGCTCTGAACGGTGCAACGTAATGGCAACAGAAAGTATcttatttatatatagatatatatatgtaatttatataaaatatatagaaattattatatatatatattatacactctcatataatatatatatattcccacACATTTGGACTAGAAAATCTATGGAGACTTCATCAATGGTACTGTGTTATTAGAGAAATGCTTTAATTTTCATATTCCAATCAGATGGCATCTTCTATCCCAACTGGTTGAGGAGGAATTGGAAATGGTAGTAAGTGCTGTACCATGGGCACTCGCATTTGGTCATTCTCTTGAGAGCTGGGGGATCTCTAGGAGGGGGTCAGCCAGCGGCCTGCGAGAAAGGGCTTTTGCCTGGGGATGAGAAGGTTCGAGACTTGACCCTAAAGCAGCTGCTGCCCTGGAGGTGCAGTCAGTCCTGTgcggaaagagagagaatggctAATGATGCTCCATATTAAATTGCCTATTGTTTTATGCCACCTGATGTGTCTGCATGAGAGGTttcctttttgttcatttttaagctGCTGTTAAACCAAAACCATGTTGTGCTACTGTGTCAGCCTTTTCATTATTCCAAGTTTTGCTTTTACTATTTAAGTGAATGCGTAGAATCCAATTGGACAGTGTTCTGAAGGCTTGTGACGTTCTGGAGGAGCCGGGCCTGGTGCTAGAGTAGGTGCCCAGGCTCGGCCGTCCAGTCAGCGGAAGGGGCAGTGGGGCTGGTGAGAGCCGTGAGCAGGAGCTGGGGCTCTGCATTGCAGTGTCCCTTTACTCACCTGCCAGGGACATGCTGGGCTGAGCTGAGGCCCTTCGTGGGGCCCACCGACAGGGACAGGGAGTCACTTGCCTTCCAGTTCTGTGCTAGGCGGTGGGACAGCACTGGGCTTGGCCAGCCACGTAATGAGAAgtttgatttgggttttttttgctgcCGCTTCATCTGCCCTACCCCAGCCCCTCACCAACAGCTGGGAGCTTACTGTTTCTTCAAGGAAAAAGTAGACTTTAATGCTGTCAATTTGAGCTGTAGAGTGAAGATTCACTTACTGGAGAGATGTGAAAccttgttgctttttcccagagTCAGATGGCAGTAATTGTGGTCAAGGGAGTTTTTCTCTGACCACAGATGCAGGCGGCAGGGATGGCTCgggccccaccccacctcaccccaccccaccgtGCTCCTTTGAAGCCACTCTGCCTCCCTCGCCTCCATGCTGGAGCCATGACCCAGGGGAGGAGAGCAGGCATGTGCTTGGCCCTAAGGTTGAGTCAGTAGTTTCCTAGCCCCCGCGTTACGACCAGTGCCAACGATGCCACGTTGAAGATGCTTTGAGCCCTACCAGCCAAATTTAGGAACGTGTTACCAGTTCTCCGACCAGTATGAGGCTGACTGTCAAGCATGGGGCCCAGATGGAGGGTAAAGAAAGGGCAGCAGCTTTCCATGGGCCGCACGCTGGGGGAAGGCGAGGAGGGGCAAAGTGATGGCCGACTGTGACTCTGGCGAGGAGGGGCGAGCAGGGAGTGCTGATTTCTCTGATGTTAGTAAGTGACGTGGTCCGAACGCTGCtcaaccccctccccctcccagggaagaaaagcaaagactCAAAGTAAGCATGACACTAGTTGGTTTACCAGTGTTCCTTCCAAGgagacatatattttttaataaatgatagttGCAATGAACTGTGGCTCAGAGACCTTCTTGAAGTAGTTgagaagggagggtgggggcacaGCACTGGGAAAAATGTTGCAAACCTTTGTTTGGGGGCCAAAAGGCTCTTTACTGAGTGACCGTCAGCTGACCGAGTCAGGCATTCCTCTGGATGGTTCTAGACCCCTGTGGTCCTAACAGGTCCTTTGTGAAAGTTAGATGCTCAGTCTTCCAGCCCAGCCGCCAAACACTTCCTCAGATAGCACCGACCAGGTCGGGGCGGTAGGGGATGGCCACATCCTTGGTGGCGAAATGCTGGCATTCTTCCAGAAGGGAGCTGCCTGCTGCAGCAAAGACGTTTGTTAGAGAAAGCAGGGGCCAGTTTAGCAGCAGAGACAGTAATAAATGTGGTGAGAGAAAGCTGGCTACCGGTGGTTCCAGAAAGCATTGAGAGCTCAGGGGAAAATGAGGATGAGATGGGCCCAGAGCAGGCCCCAGTTTGCAGAGCAGGGTGGCGGTCATCCCTGCCGCCCTCTGGAGAGGAGGATTGCGTAGAGCAGGTACTTAGAGGACATGGCTGATGCCACTGCAACTTGTGTGGAGAAGCGTGGGGAAGAACTGCTGGAATTAAGGTCAAGAGcgatgactgaatgaatgagcaacCCTGATGTGTGTGGGCTGAACCACAGAAAGGAGGAGAATCCTTGCCTGTGGTGCTTTACAGTTTGCAGGGTGCTTCCTTTCACACGTTCTCTCAT is from Equus asinus isolate D_3611 breed Donkey chromosome X, EquAss-T2T_v2, whole genome shotgun sequence and encodes:
- the DLG3 gene encoding disks large homolog 3 isoform X8 produces the protein MMNSSMSSGSGSLRTSEKRSLYVRALFDYDRTRDSCLPSQGLSFSYGDILHVINASDDEWWQARLVTPHGESEQIGVIPSKKRVEKKERARLKTVKFHARTGMIESNRSIKTKRKKSFRLSRKFPFYKSKENMAQESSIQEQGVTSNTSDSESSSKGQEDAILSYEPVTRQEIHYARPVIILGPMKDRVNDDLISEFPHKFGSCVPHTTRPRRDNEVDGQDYHFVVSREQMEKDIQDNKFIEAGQFNDNLYGTSIQSVRAVAERGKHCILDVSGNAIKRLQQAQLYPIAIFIKPKSIEALMEMNRRQTYEQANKIYDKAMKLEQEFGEYFTAIVQGDSLEEIYNKIKQIIEDQSGHYIWVPSPEKL